A genomic region of Nymphaea colorata isolate Beijing-Zhang1983 chromosome 2, ASM883128v2, whole genome shotgun sequence contains the following coding sequences:
- the LOC116249044 gene encoding uncharacterized protein LOC116249044, whose amino-acid sequence MLLQTLISPQTSSLCSLVSLTFLPSHRPNLLPLQPRLPRLPAFSPSHQRHRLSHHRHSAVAAPLLRRHISNLPSLPGPSSRDICECQVTDNSSPLSPRADHRPLPSNPTARQQVFSSAKLYSGRLLSEAIMFVVDLQVQLGCLWSSHNLTSENIVRMSSTVC is encoded by the exons aTGCTTCTTCAGACGCTCATTTCACCCCAAACCTCCTCCCTCTGCAGCCTCGTCTCCCTCACATTCCTGCCTTCTCACCGTCCCAACCTTCTCCCTCTGCAGCCTCGTCTCCCTCGCCTTCCCGCCTTCTCACCGTCGCACCAGAGGCATCGCCTCTCTCACCATCGCCACTCTGCCGTCGCCGCTCCGCTCCTCCGCCG CCATATCTCCAACCTTCCTTCATTGCCAGGGCCGAGCAGTAGGGACATCTGTGAG tgtcaAGTGACGGACAATTCGTCCCCTCTTTCACCAAGAGCAGATCATCGCCCTTTGCCATCAAATCCCACTGCCCGGCAGCAAGTCTTCTCCTCAGCAAAATTATATTCAGGCAGGCTTCTTTCGGAAGCTATCATGTTCGTTGTAGATTTGCAGGTTCAGTTAGGATGTCTGTGGAGTTCACACAATCTGACTTCTGAAAATATTGTTAGGATGTCGTCTACTGTATGTTGA
- the LOC116247567 gene encoding MADS-box transcription factor 30-like, with the protein MRKRRTNMGWIPDRRMRHITFSKRRKGLFKKAQQLCRLTGATVGIVCFNEVGNPFTFVYPPLANANAPRSFREETTTRGRGRIQILFRGDNQQRPSTTSSSNDNFGASLEHGGGAIAFDPNSFDFGSSSGCVVEDEPGVSFLDQMQNMDEEETAFLDSVLGQPMVEEQGLVDSSVCLPASTAIAIDRCSFVIATILIWVERQS; encoded by the exons ATGAGAAAGCGGAGGACCAACATGGGATGGATTCCAGATCGGCGGATGAGGCACATCACCTTCTCCAAGAGAAGGAAGGGCCTCTTCAAAAAAGCGCAGCAGCTTTGCCGTCTCACTGGTGCCACCGTCGGCATCGTCTGCTTCAACGAGGTAGGGAATCCTTTTACCTTCGTCTACCCTCCTCTAGCGAATGCCAATG CACCACGGTCATTCCGGGAGGAAACTACCACCCGTGGCCGTGGAAGAATCCAAATCCTTTTCAGAGGAGATAATCAGCAGAGACCTTCCACAACCAGCAGCAGCAATGACAACTTTGGAGCATCGCTCGAGCATGGTGGTGGTGCTATAGCCTTTGATCCCAACAGCTTCGATTTTGGGTCATCCTCAGGTTGTGTGGTAGAAGATGAACCTGGGGTGAGTTTTCTGGATCAGATGCAAAACATGGATGAGGAAGAGACTGCTTTTCTAGACTCGGTTCTTGGCCAACCAATGGTAGAAGAACAAGGACTGGTGGACTCGAGCGTCTGCTTGCCTGCCTCTACCGCTATCGCCATCGATCGATGCTCTTTTGTCATCGCCACCATCCTCATTTGGGTGGAACGACAGTCTTGA